Proteins encoded together in one Prochlorococcus marinus str. MIT 9211 window:
- the rsmD gene encoding 16S rRNA (guanine(966)-N(2))-methyltransferase RsmD, which translates to MKGSLRLLGGMKINSPSGLHTRPTTSIVREAVMNMVGEKINNCNWLDLCSGSGIMGCEALQRGAKTVIAVELNSNAARVCKSNLSLVSERKQTSSNFEVINSDVITWLKEGFESHIIKSKQTMKANLNKFDFVYFDPPYKAKIYSSVLENLINGKWLQKKSLVICEFSKSSFLEISESWTITNKRHYGKSSLIFLTPNLA; encoded by the coding sequence TTGAAAGGTAGCCTAAGGCTATTAGGAGGGATGAAAATCAATAGTCCTTCAGGCCTTCATACAAGACCAACAACATCTATTGTTAGAGAAGCAGTAATGAATATGGTTGGAGAGAAAATAAACAATTGCAATTGGCTTGATCTATGCAGCGGTAGTGGAATAATGGGCTGTGAAGCTTTACAAAGAGGTGCAAAAACTGTTATAGCAGTTGAATTAAATAGTAATGCTGCAAGAGTTTGCAAATCAAACCTTTCTCTTGTATCGGAAAGGAAGCAAACCAGCAGTAACTTTGAAGTAATTAATTCTGATGTAATTACATGGCTAAAAGAAGGGTTTGAAAGCCATATAATTAAATCCAAACAAACTATGAAAGCTAATCTAAATAAATTTGACTTTGTTTATTTTGACCCACCTTACAAAGCAAAGATTTATTCTTCCGTACTTGAAAACTTGATCAATGGAAAGTGGTTGCAAAAAAAATCATTAGTAATTTGTGAATTCTCCAAAAGTTCATTTCTAGAAATTTCTGAAAGTTGGACTATTACAAATAAAAGACACTATGGGAAGAGCTCTTTAATTTTCCTTACTCCCAATCTGGCATAG
- a CDS encoding glycoside hydrolase family 57 protein — protein sequence MTKGKLALVLHAHLPYVRSANPGSLEEDWFFQALLECYLPLLEVIENSVNSNEQNPKITISLSPTLLSLLSDQDLKNRFPDWVKLRLSLLEKSTKSQNEAGRFLKKNIIKQLKNWSSCDGEIIDRFSQLEKLKALDLMTCAATHGYLPLLRETPEAVKGQLKTAIREHQRFFGKKPKGIWLPECAYYEGLDHLMRECDLRYSVLDGHGILHGKPRPKYGIYAPVCTKNGIAFFARDSESTLPVWSAREGYPGNPEYREFHKDLGWDIPFEELAKLGLEGNRPLGLKLHKVTSKQSIREKDLYDPTSASKQVKEDAKDYLIGRKKQLIKLIDQTGINPLLIAPFDAELFGHWWFEGPMFLAEIFKQAKNHKVQFTTLKDYLSSKKELQLCEPCPSSWGQGGFHNYWLNETNAWVVNEWSKAGKAMVECCSNGVSNQLNLRILQQAGRELLLAQSSDWSFILKAGTTTELAKERIHRHLNRFWNLMQAIESKNGMSESELKELELEDSIFPLIHANDWYQIY from the coding sequence TTGACAAAAGGCAAACTAGCTCTAGTACTTCATGCACATCTCCCATATGTGAGATCTGCTAACCCTGGCTCTCTAGAAGAAGACTGGTTCTTTCAGGCACTTTTGGAATGTTATTTACCTTTACTTGAAGTAATCGAAAACTCAGTAAATTCAAACGAACAAAATCCGAAAATCACAATATCCCTTTCACCAACTCTTCTTTCTTTATTAAGTGATCAAGATTTAAAAAATCGTTTTCCAGACTGGGTAAAGTTAAGACTATCTCTCTTAGAAAAAAGCACTAAATCCCAAAATGAAGCAGGCAGATTCTTAAAGAAAAACATTATTAAACAATTAAAGAATTGGTCCTCTTGTGATGGAGAAATTATTGACAGATTCTCGCAACTAGAAAAGCTAAAAGCTCTTGACCTAATGACATGTGCCGCAACACATGGTTATCTGCCTCTTTTGCGAGAAACTCCTGAGGCTGTCAAAGGGCAACTAAAGACTGCCATTCGAGAACACCAAAGATTTTTTGGCAAAAAACCTAAAGGTATTTGGTTGCCTGAATGCGCTTACTACGAAGGGTTAGACCATTTGATGCGTGAATGTGATTTACGTTATTCAGTTTTAGATGGTCATGGAATACTCCATGGGAAGCCAAGACCTAAATATGGGATATATGCTCCTGTTTGTACCAAAAATGGTATAGCTTTTTTTGCTAGAGATAGTGAATCAACTCTTCCTGTTTGGTCAGCCAGAGAAGGATATCCAGGCAATCCTGAATATCGAGAGTTTCACAAAGATTTAGGCTGGGATATACCGTTTGAAGAACTTGCGAAACTAGGCCTTGAAGGGAATCGGCCTCTAGGCTTAAAGCTTCATAAAGTTACTAGTAAGCAATCAATTAGAGAAAAAGATTTATATGATCCAACATCAGCATCCAAGCAGGTAAAAGAAGATGCAAAAGACTATTTAATAGGAAGAAAAAAGCAACTAATAAAGCTAATCGATCAGACTGGGATAAATCCTTTATTAATAGCTCCTTTTGATGCGGAGCTATTTGGCCATTGGTGGTTTGAAGGGCCAATGTTTTTAGCTGAGATTTTTAAGCAAGCAAAGAATCATAAAGTCCAATTTACGACTTTAAAGGATTACCTCAGCTCAAAAAAAGAGTTGCAGTTGTGTGAACCCTGTCCTTCAAGTTGGGGGCAAGGTGGTTTCCACAATTATTGGCTAAATGAAACCAATGCATGGGTAGTCAATGAATGGAGCAAGGCGGGGAAAGCAATGGTTGAATGCTGCAGTAATGGCGTCTCTAATCAATTAAATCTAAGGATCCTCCAACAAGCAGGAAGAGAGCTTCTTCTTGCTCAATCTTCTGACTGGAGTTTTATTCTTAAAGCAGGAACAACTACAGAATTAGCTAAAGAAAGAATTCATCGTCACCTAAATAGGTTTTGGAATTTAATGCAAGCAATTGAATCAAAAAATGGAATGTCAGAGTCTGAACTAAAAGAGTTAGAACTAGAAGATTCGATATTCCCTTTAATCCATGCAAATGATTGGTACCAAATCTATTAA
- the trxA gene encoding thioredoxin: MSSAAAVTDSSFEQEVLQSDVPVLVDFWAPWCGPCRMVAPIVDEISKDFEGKIKVCKLNTDENPNVASQYGIRSIPTLMIFKGGQKVDTVVGAVPKATLSGTISKHI, translated from the coding sequence ATGTCAAGCGCAGCAGCTGTAACTGATTCATCATTTGAACAGGAAGTCCTACAAAGTGACGTACCTGTGCTCGTTGACTTTTGGGCTCCTTGGTGCGGGCCCTGCCGAATGGTCGCTCCAATAGTCGATGAAATATCTAAAGATTTTGAAGGGAAAATAAAAGTCTGCAAATTAAATACAGATGAAAATCCAAACGTGGCCAGTCAATATGGCATACGCAGCATTCCGACTTTAATGATTTTTAAAGGAGGGCAAAAAGTTGATACCGTTGTTGGCGCAGTACCAAAAGCCACACTTTCAGGAACAATTTCTAAGCATATATAG
- the petG gene encoding cytochrome b6-f complex subunit V, with amino-acid sequence MIEPLLCGIVLGLVPITIVGLFVSAWNQYRRESAMPDWE; translated from the coding sequence ATGATCGAACCGCTTCTGTGTGGCATTGTTTTGGGCTTAGTCCCTATAACCATTGTAGGTTTGTTTGTGAGTGCTTGGAACCAGTATCGGCGTGAGAGTGCTATGCCAGATTGGGAGTAA
- the hisH gene encoding imidazole glycerol phosphate synthase subunit HisH has protein sequence MNTNIGIIDYGMGNLHSVQQSFKRLDQSIRIVKSPNDVHECNALILPGVGSFDPAMENLRRTDLIPKIKSWVKDGKPLLGICLGLQLIFESSEEGNSEGLGLLKGKVCNLPRNTKERIPHMGWSLLKQIKECPLLDNENTSRWMYFVHSYSAIPSPEDLAATVSFGDSEVTAIVWKDSLGACQFHPEKSGKSGQRLLSSWLKWLHEKNSDLS, from the coding sequence GTGAATACTAATATTGGTATAATCGATTATGGCATGGGTAATTTACACTCTGTCCAGCAATCTTTCAAACGATTAGACCAGTCAATAAGAATAGTCAAATCACCCAATGATGTACATGAATGCAATGCATTGATTCTTCCTGGAGTTGGTTCATTTGACCCTGCTATGGAAAATCTAAGAAGAACAGATCTTATCCCAAAAATCAAATCATGGGTCAAAGATGGGAAACCTCTACTAGGGATATGCCTAGGATTGCAACTGATATTTGAATCCAGCGAAGAAGGAAATTCAGAAGGCTTAGGACTACTAAAAGGAAAGGTTTGTAATTTACCTAGAAATACAAAAGAAAGGATCCCTCACATGGGTTGGTCACTTTTAAAACAGATTAAAGAATGTCCTCTATTGGACAATGAAAATACTTCAAGATGGATGTATTTCGTACATTCTTATTCAGCAATTCCATCTCCAGAAGATCTAGCGGCAACAGTAAGCTTTGGAGATAGTGAAGTCACTGCAATAGTTTGGAAGGATTCATTAGGAGCTTGTCAGTTTCATCCAGAGAAGTCAGGTAAATCTGGTCAAAGGCTACTTTCTAGCTGGCTCAAGTGGCTACATGAAAAAAACTCAGATTTATCTTGA
- a CDS encoding RNA methyltransferase: MAFNLKNIRVVLVEPLGEINLGSVARLCKNFGINQLRLVSPRCDPLDITTKKMALKGSDLLENAQIHSNLLEAIDDCVRVVATCGRIDHGEIPLHSSETALNWLLQGSSKDPIAIIFGREDRGLSNQELQLAQKVITLPSSLTYPSLNLSHAVAIILHDLIRYSQKYEYSIKNKELHSLSTPKELSNCLDQTEDFLLEIGFLHKHTSKSRMSKIKGLLQRAEVRSEEVALIRGILRQTKWFIDNQT, encoded by the coding sequence TTGGCTTTCAATCTTAAAAACATCAGAGTTGTTCTAGTTGAACCATTAGGAGAAATTAATCTAGGAAGCGTTGCTAGACTTTGCAAAAACTTTGGAATTAATCAGCTCAGACTAGTTTCACCTAGATGCGATCCTCTGGATATAACAACAAAAAAAATGGCCTTAAAGGGTTCAGATTTACTAGAAAACGCTCAAATACATTCAAACCTTTTAGAGGCAATTGATGATTGTGTTCGAGTAGTCGCCACTTGTGGTCGTATAGACCATGGTGAAATCCCATTGCATTCTTCAGAAACTGCTTTGAATTGGCTATTGCAAGGTAGTTCTAAAGACCCCATTGCAATTATTTTTGGCAGAGAAGACCGTGGTCTTAGCAATCAAGAGCTTCAACTAGCTCAAAAAGTAATCACTCTCCCGTCATCTCTAACTTATCCATCACTCAATCTCTCTCATGCTGTTGCTATTATCTTGCACGACTTAATTCGCTACAGTCAAAAATATGAATACTCCATCAAAAACAAAGAATTACATAGCCTCTCGACACCAAAAGAATTAAGTAATTGTCTTGATCAAACAGAGGATTTTCTTCTAGAGATAGGTTTTCTCCATAAGCACACATCCAAGTCTAGGATGTCAAAAATAAAGGGCTTACTGCAAAGAGCAGAGGTAAGGTCTGAAGAAGTTGCCTTAATAAGGGGCATATTAAGACAAACAAAATGGTTCATTGATAATCAAACTTAA
- a CDS encoding serine hydrolase, with the protein MKTKPHSNQLRIGYFIKSIVNLSLIGLGLGVILGTLLTFISPEENTSKSNKLSPFSRKSIARKRNQKKSTITFGEYKQSQEIIPLSKKWKELADEYKDLEVSAYILFEDGRYAQFNAEKSLPSASTIKIAILFLSLEMLDDGKLRWDEEIELTKESIAKGAGWMRYQSLGKKFPIHEITTEMIRVSDNTAANLLIERVGGLDILNKRFKELGLMQTEINSLLPDLSGTNKTSAKDLSKIMKLVDVSGLLSTKSRDIFREVMSTSISNNLLPEGILKGLGVYKGNSDYKLLIEGFRVYNKAGDIGIAYGDAALIEMPNSSRAVTALLVKGPFNDQRSTNLIRDMAAQIISYINSESR; encoded by the coding sequence TTGAAAACTAAACCTCACTCTAATCAATTAAGGATAGGCTATTTTATAAAGTCAATTGTTAATTTATCACTAATTGGATTAGGGCTTGGCGTAATATTAGGTACTTTACTTACATTTATATCTCCAGAAGAAAATACTTCAAAATCAAATAAATTATCACCTTTCTCCAGAAAATCTATTGCTAGAAAAAGAAATCAAAAGAAATCTACAATAACTTTTGGAGAGTACAAGCAATCTCAAGAGATAATACCATTAAGTAAAAAGTGGAAAGAGCTTGCAGACGAATATAAAGACTTAGAAGTAAGTGCTTATATTTTATTTGAAGATGGTAGGTATGCCCAATTCAATGCTGAAAAATCCCTACCTTCAGCAAGCACAATTAAAATAGCAATTCTCTTTTTATCTCTAGAGATGTTAGACGATGGAAAATTACGATGGGATGAAGAGATAGAGCTAACTAAAGAGTCAATAGCCAAAGGGGCTGGTTGGATGAGGTACCAATCATTAGGAAAGAAATTTCCTATTCATGAAATTACCACTGAAATGATAAGAGTAAGCGACAATACTGCTGCAAATCTTTTAATAGAAAGAGTTGGAGGTTTAGATATTCTAAATAAACGCTTTAAAGAGCTTGGTTTAATGCAAACAGAAATCAATAGTCTTCTACCAGACCTAAGCGGAACAAATAAAACAAGTGCCAAAGATCTTTCTAAAATAATGAAATTAGTTGATGTCTCAGGATTACTAAGTACAAAGTCCAGAGATATTTTTAGAGAAGTAATGAGTACTTCTATTTCAAACAATTTATTGCCAGAAGGAATTCTAAAAGGACTAGGAGTTTATAAAGGGAATTCAGATTACAAACTTTTAATTGAAGGTTTTAGGGTGTACAACAAAGCAGGGGATATTGGGATAGCTTATGGTGATGCAGCTCTAATAGAAATGCCAAATTCATCCAGAGCTGTTACTGCATTGTTAGTCAAGGGTCCCTTTAATGATCAACGTTCTACCAATCTCATTAGGGATATGGCAGCACAGATAATTTCCTATATCAATTCTGAGAGCAGATAA
- a CDS encoding c-type cytochrome, translated as MKRTSPIGIEDKRNPTKGLLALIIISATSCLIILSWLFIYLEKGSPYIQNSLELNGSIEKGGNLFRMNCVGCHGISAQGLVGPDLNNVTNQLSDERIINQVIKGLTPPMPSFEMDPQSMADLLSYLHSLN; from the coding sequence GTGAAAAGGACTTCACCAATTGGGATAGAGGATAAGAGAAACCCAACCAAAGGGTTGTTGGCACTGATCATTATTAGTGCGACATCCTGCTTAATAATTCTATCTTGGTTGTTCATATACCTAGAAAAAGGGAGCCCTTATATTCAAAACTCTCTCGAGTTGAATGGATCAATAGAAAAAGGAGGCAATCTTTTTAGAATGAATTGCGTTGGATGTCATGGAATATCCGCTCAAGGTTTAGTGGGACCTGACCTAAATAATGTTACCAATCAACTTAGTGACGAGAGAATCATTAACCAAGTAATAAAAGGCCTTACTCCCCCAATGCCAAGCTTTGAAATGGATCCACAATCAATGGCTGATCTTCTGTCTTACCTACATTCACTAAATTAA
- the gyrA gene encoding DNA gyrase subunit A: MADPVEPNNGVPGEFEDRIIQTDLRNEMSRSYLEYAMSVIVGRALPDARDGLKPVHRRILYAMYELGLTSDRPYRKCARVVGEVLGKYHPHGDTAVYDALVRMAQDFSMRMPLVDGHGNFGSIDNDPPAAMRYTESRLQSLTTESLLEDIESETVDFLDNFDGSQQEPTVLPARIPQLLLNGSSGIAVGMATNIPPHNLGELIEGLMALISNPELTNNELFKIIQGPDFPTGGQILGRNGIQETYLTGRGSVTMRGVADIETIEVAGRPDRDAVIITQLPYQTNKAALIERIADMVNDKKLEGISDIRDESDRDGMRIVVELRRDSYPQVVLNNLFKLTPLQSNFSANMLALVDGEPVTLSLLRMLQVFLDFRVETIERRTSYLLRKAEERNHLLLGLLVALDQLDPIIELIRAASDTSVAKAKLQELHRLTEVQADAILQMQLRRLTALEADKIRLEHEDLLKRIADFQDILANKPRVFDLIKKELIQLKEKYEAPRRTEILDLGGGIDDIDLIANERSVVLLTETGYLKRMPVNQFEATSRGTRGKSGTRSQGEEEVKLFISCNDHDNLLLFSDRGVAYSLPAYRVPISSRSAKGTPVVQLLPIPREEAITSLLSVSSFDDDNHLLMLTKGGYIKRTLVSAFSKIRANGLIAISLEDGDALTWVRLAASGDSVLIGSRKGMTIHFRLNDDELRPLGRTARGVRSMNLRKGDSLVGMDVLPRELADRIAGTNNDDSDSDSDSDSDSDEVGIAEGPWVLVASASGLGKRVPVTQFRLQKRAGMGLRAIKFRNDGDSLVGLKVLGHGEELLFVTEKGIIVRTSADKISQQSRAATGVRLQRLDSGDHLSEVVLVPPEQEVQDDDSPGVEEIQSENNASPESN; the protein is encoded by the coding sequence ATGGCTGATCCAGTGGAACCCAATAACGGTGTTCCTGGCGAGTTCGAAGATCGGATAATCCAGACAGATCTGCGCAATGAAATGTCGCGTTCCTATTTGGAATACGCGATGAGTGTAATTGTTGGGAGAGCATTGCCCGATGCAAGGGATGGTCTTAAGCCAGTGCATAGGCGAATCCTTTATGCAATGTATGAGTTGGGTCTAACAAGTGATAGGCCCTATAGAAAGTGCGCGCGTGTTGTGGGAGAGGTTTTAGGTAAATACCATCCTCATGGAGATACTGCCGTTTATGACGCCTTGGTAAGAATGGCTCAAGATTTTTCCATGCGCATGCCATTGGTAGATGGCCATGGGAATTTTGGATCAATAGATAATGACCCGCCTGCGGCTATGAGATATACGGAATCACGACTTCAGTCTCTTACAACTGAAAGTCTTCTTGAAGATATTGAATCTGAAACGGTTGATTTCTTAGATAATTTTGATGGTTCTCAGCAAGAACCAACTGTCCTTCCAGCTCGTATTCCGCAACTTTTATTAAATGGCTCTTCTGGAATAGCAGTTGGAATGGCGACGAATATTCCTCCACACAATTTGGGTGAACTAATTGAAGGGTTAATGGCTCTGATATCTAACCCTGAATTAACCAACAATGAACTTTTTAAGATTATCCAAGGACCAGATTTCCCTACAGGTGGTCAGATTCTAGGAAGGAATGGTATTCAAGAGACTTATTTAACGGGTAGAGGATCAGTCACTATGAGAGGTGTAGCCGATATTGAAACGATTGAGGTTGCAGGAAGGCCTGACAGAGATGCAGTTATTATTACTCAACTCCCTTATCAAACAAATAAAGCTGCTTTAATCGAAAGGATTGCAGATATGGTTAACGATAAGAAACTGGAAGGCATATCTGATATTAGAGATGAAAGTGATCGTGATGGTATGAGAATAGTAGTTGAACTTAGGAGGGATTCGTACCCTCAAGTAGTACTAAATAATTTATTTAAGTTAACACCTCTTCAGTCAAACTTTAGTGCGAATATGTTGGCATTGGTTGATGGAGAACCAGTTACACTTTCACTACTAAGAATGCTTCAGGTTTTCTTAGACTTTAGAGTAGAGACAATAGAACGTAGAACAAGTTATTTATTACGTAAGGCGGAAGAACGTAATCACTTGCTTTTAGGCCTATTGGTCGCTTTGGATCAACTTGATCCCATAATAGAGCTTATTAGAGCAGCATCAGATACATCAGTAGCTAAGGCTAAATTGCAAGAGTTGCATCGCCTAACTGAGGTTCAAGCAGATGCAATTTTGCAAATGCAACTAAGAAGATTGACTGCTTTAGAGGCAGATAAAATTCGTCTAGAGCATGAAGATCTTTTAAAAAGAATAGCTGATTTCCAAGATATCTTGGCTAATAAACCAAGAGTATTTGATCTCATCAAGAAAGAGCTAATACAGTTGAAAGAGAAATATGAAGCGCCAAGACGTACTGAAATCCTTGATCTTGGAGGAGGTATTGATGATATTGATTTAATCGCAAATGAGAGGTCAGTTGTATTGCTTACAGAAACAGGTTATTTAAAAAGAATGCCAGTCAATCAATTTGAAGCAACTAGTAGAGGTACAAGAGGGAAGTCTGGTACTCGCAGTCAGGGAGAGGAAGAGGTAAAGCTATTTATAAGTTGCAATGACCATGACAATCTTCTTCTTTTTAGTGATCGAGGTGTGGCATATTCATTGCCTGCTTATCGAGTCCCTATCTCTAGTCGTTCTGCAAAAGGTACGCCAGTAGTTCAATTATTACCTATTCCTCGGGAAGAGGCGATTACGTCACTCTTATCTGTTAGCTCTTTTGATGATGATAATCATCTATTAATGCTAACTAAAGGTGGATATATAAAAAGAACGTTAGTCTCAGCATTTAGTAAAATCAGAGCAAATGGTCTTATTGCTATAAGCCTTGAGGATGGTGATGCTTTGACTTGGGTTAGGTTGGCTGCTTCAGGAGACAGCGTTTTGATTGGTTCACGGAAAGGAATGACAATACATTTCCGTTTAAATGATGACGAACTACGACCACTAGGAAGAACTGCAAGAGGTGTAAGGTCAATGAATTTGAGAAAGGGTGATTCTTTGGTTGGAATGGATGTTCTTCCTAGAGAACTTGCTGATCGAATAGCGGGAACTAATAATGATGATTCAGATTCAGATTCAGATTCAGATTCAGATTCAGATGAAGTTGGTATTGCAGAAGGCCCTTGGGTTTTGGTCGCTTCTGCCTCAGGTTTAGGGAAAAGAGTACCTGTTACTCAGTTTCGACTTCAAAAGAGAGCAGGCATGGGGTTGCGAGCTATAAAATTTAGAAATGATGGTGATTCTTTGGTGGGATTGAAAGTTCTTGGTCATGGCGAAGAGCTTTTATTTGTTACCGAAAAGGGGATTATCGTAAGAACAAGTGCAGATAAGATCTCTCAGCAATCTAGAGCTGCTACAGGGGTTAGGCTTCAACGTCTAGATTCAGGGGATCATCTTTCTGAAGTCGTTTTGGTCCCGCCAGAGCAAGAAGTGCAAGATGATGATTCTCCAGGAGTTGAGGAAATACAAAGTGAAAATAATGCTTCGCCAGAATCAAATTGA
- the crtL gene encoding lycopene beta cyclase, with the protein MIACSDVLVMGAGPAALCIASELVQKGLKVSALASNSPDRLWTNTYGIWAEELESLGMASLLGSRWTNTVSYFGDGVKEEGLKPTLHNFDYGLFDQSLFQKNLLDKCDGINWIIETAEDIRYRDSITEVICTSGKIYRARVVIDASGHRSPFVKRPDHGPIAQQAAYGIVGRFSSPPVEKDQFVLMDFRPDHLTKDELEEPPSFLYAMDFGEGLYFVEETSLACAPPLTWSKLKERLLLRLSHRGIEIQEVVHEEHCLFPMNLPLPFLNQPLLAFGGAASMVHPASGYMVGALLRRAPALADELSKAITSDPSLDSARLAKRGWQVLWTPDLVLRHRLYQFGLKRLMSFDETLLRSFFTSFFKLPQDEWFGFLANTLRLPRLLIVMIRLYFLSPIGVKLGMVGLVKK; encoded by the coding sequence TTGATAGCCTGTTCTGATGTATTGGTTATGGGGGCTGGCCCAGCAGCTCTTTGTATTGCCTCGGAGTTAGTTCAGAAAGGATTGAAAGTTAGCGCTCTTGCCTCGAATTCTCCAGATAGATTATGGACTAATACTTATGGAATTTGGGCAGAAGAACTTGAAAGCCTTGGGATGGCATCTTTATTAGGAAGCCGATGGACTAATACTGTCAGTTACTTTGGAGATGGCGTTAAGGAGGAAGGATTAAAGCCCACTCTTCATAATTTTGATTATGGACTTTTTGATCAATCACTCTTTCAAAAGAATCTTTTAGATAAATGTGATGGTATTAATTGGATAATTGAAACTGCCGAAGATATACGCTATAGGGATTCGATAACGGAGGTCATTTGTACCTCAGGCAAAATATATCGAGCAAGAGTAGTTATTGATGCTAGTGGACATAGAAGTCCTTTCGTTAAGAGACCAGACCATGGACCAATTGCTCAACAAGCTGCCTATGGAATAGTTGGAAGGTTTAGCTCTCCTCCTGTTGAGAAAGATCAATTTGTTCTAATGGATTTTCGACCTGATCATTTAACTAAAGATGAATTAGAAGAACCACCTTCATTTTTGTATGCAATGGATTTTGGTGAAGGACTTTATTTTGTTGAAGAAACATCTTTGGCTTGTGCTCCTCCACTTACATGGAGCAAGTTGAAAGAAAGATTGCTTTTAAGGTTGTCTCATAGAGGAATCGAAATTCAAGAAGTTGTTCATGAAGAGCATTGCTTGTTCCCTATGAATTTGCCACTGCCCTTTTTGAATCAACCCCTCCTTGCCTTTGGAGGTGCTGCAAGTATGGTTCATCCCGCTTCTGGCTATATGGTTGGTGCTCTTTTGAGGCGAGCTCCAGCATTGGCCGATGAGCTATCGAAAGCTATAACTAGCGATCCAAGTTTGGATTCGGCTCGCTTGGCTAAGCGAGGTTGGCAGGTTCTTTGGACTCCCGACCTCGTCTTAAGGCATCGCTTATATCAATTTGGATTAAAAAGGTTAATGAGCTTTGATGAGACTCTTTTAAGAAGCTTCTTTACTTCTTTTTTTAAGCTCCCACAAGATGAATGGTTTGGGTTTCTAGCTAATACGCTTCGCTTGCCTAGGTTGTTAATAGTAATGATTAGGTTATATTTCCTTTCTCCAATCGGAGTAAAATTAGGAATGGTTGGATTGGTAAAAAAGTAG
- a CDS encoding GuaB3 family IMP dehydrogenase-related protein, whose amino-acid sequence MNIQLGHSKFVRRAYGIDEIALVPGGRTVDPEITDTSLKLGGKTLEVPIIASAMDGVVDVEMATALSSIGALGVLNLEGIQTRYENPKEVIKKITSVGKEDFVPLMQDIYSQPIQKDLIVHRIKEIKSKGAIAAVSATPQAAIKFKETILEAKTDLFFLQATVVSTEHIGPPDRESLDLSKLCKTMNIPVLVGNCVTYEVALKLMRAGAKGILVGIGPGAACTSRGVLGIGTPQATAIADCSSAREDYKKETGEYVPIIADGGIVTGGDICKCIACGADGVMIGSPIARAQEAPGQGFHWGMATPSPVLPRGTRIKVGSTGTLERIIKGPAVIDDGTQNLLGALKTSMGTLGARTIKEMQEVEVVIAPSLLTEGKVYQKAQQLGMGK is encoded by the coding sequence TTGAATATTCAACTTGGCCACTCAAAATTTGTACGTCGGGCATATGGCATCGATGAAATAGCCCTAGTGCCTGGGGGAAGGACTGTAGATCCAGAGATAACAGACACTTCCTTAAAGCTGGGTGGCAAAACCCTAGAGGTTCCTATCATTGCAAGCGCCATGGATGGCGTTGTAGATGTTGAAATGGCTACAGCTCTATCAAGTATTGGAGCTCTTGGTGTATTAAACCTTGAAGGAATTCAAACAAGATATGAAAATCCAAAAGAAGTAATAAAAAAAATCACCTCTGTGGGAAAAGAGGATTTTGTACCCTTAATGCAAGATATTTATAGCCAACCAATACAAAAAGATTTAATAGTACATCGAATAAAAGAGATCAAATCCAAGGGTGCAATCGCTGCAGTTAGTGCAACCCCACAAGCAGCAATTAAGTTTAAAGAGACAATTCTTGAAGCAAAAACAGATCTGTTTTTCCTACAGGCCACTGTGGTTTCAACAGAACATATTGGCCCTCCCGATAGAGAAAGCCTAGATCTCTCTAAACTTTGTAAAACGATGAATATACCAGTATTAGTAGGAAACTGTGTTACATATGAGGTTGCATTAAAACTAATGCGAGCTGGTGCGAAAGGGATTCTTGTTGGAATTGGTCCAGGAGCTGCATGTACTTCAAGAGGTGTATTAGGTATTGGCACCCCTCAAGCCACAGCAATTGCGGATTGCTCTTCTGCAAGAGAAGATTACAAAAAAGAAACTGGAGAATATGTGCCGATCATTGCCGATGGAGGAATAGTTACTGGTGGGGACATTTGCAAATGTATTGCTTGTGGGGCAGATGGAGTAATGATTGGATCTCCCATAGCAAGAGCACAAGAAGCTCCAGGACAAGGTTTCCATTGGGGCATGGCAACACCTAGCCCTGTCTTACCAAGAGGAACTCGCATAAAAGTAGGGTCAACCGGAACTTTAGAAAGGATCATTAAAGGTCCAGCAGTGATTGATGATGGCACCCAAAACCTACTAGGCGCTCTTAAAACTTCAATGGGGACCTTAGGCGCAAGAACAATTAAAGAAATGCAAGAAGTGGAAGTAGTTATAGCCCCTTCTCTTCTTACTGAAGGAAAGGTTTACCAAAAGGCCCAACAGCTTGGAATGGGCAAATAA